From a region of the Candidatus Melainabacteria bacterium RIFOXYA2_FULL_32_9 genome:
- a CDS encoding excinuclease ABC subunit B, whose translation MTKQFQLVSNYGPAGDQPKAIQSLTEGIRNGFRSQTLLGVTGSGKTYTIANVIQNVQKPTLLIAHNKTLAAQLYNEMKELLPNNAVEYFISYYDYYQPEAYIPRTDTYIEKTASVNDEIDRLRHSTTRSLFERKDVVVVASVSCIYGLGLPQNYFRGSIKISLGDLIDRDDFLRELVNVHYERNDIELKRGTFRARGDIVEIQPSYENTIIRLQFFGDEIEKISKIDHVTGEVLEICENVIIFPAVHYLSGTEDLLETCQLIKNELVERYDELKSQNKLLEAQRIWQRTSHDIEMIREVGYCNGIENYSRIFERREPGSPSATLLDYFSDDFLVVIDESHVTLPQIKGMYNGDAARKSVLIDYGFRLPCARDNRPLKIEEFWERVNQVIYVSATPAEFERTTADQIVEQIIRPTGLIDPGVEIRPIENQVDDLISEIKKRADKNERVLITTLTKKMAEDLSDYFLQLGIRVRYLHSEILSLERVEILRDLRLGEFDVLIGVNLLREGLDLPEVTLVAIMDADKEGFLRSETSLIQTIGRAARNSCGKVILYADKITNSIQRAKEETDRRRQIQIEHNRINNITPKTIVKDIKNNLLELVNSYRSVEDVIAEQMVEIGATIDDLPKIIDKLEKSMHAAAKILDFERAAEIRDKLKSLREIQKSSPAKVQTSKIKKK comes from the coding sequence ATGACAAAGCAATTTCAGTTAGTATCAAACTATGGTCCGGCTGGTGATCAGCCAAAAGCTATTCAATCTCTGACAGAAGGAATAAGGAATGGTTTTAGGAGTCAGACTCTTTTAGGGGTAACAGGGTCCGGTAAAACTTATACAATTGCAAATGTTATACAAAATGTACAAAAGCCAACTTTGCTTATTGCCCATAATAAGACTTTAGCAGCTCAACTATATAATGAAATGAAAGAATTATTGCCCAATAATGCTGTTGAGTATTTTATAAGTTATTATGACTATTATCAGCCGGAAGCATACATTCCTAGAACTGATACATACATTGAAAAAACAGCCAGCGTCAATGATGAAATTGACAGACTTCGCCATAGTACTACAAGAAGTTTATTTGAAAGAAAAGATGTTGTAGTTGTGGCAAGTGTTAGCTGTATTTATGGTTTGGGACTTCCTCAAAACTATTTTAGGGGTTCAATAAAAATATCTCTTGGGGATTTAATAGATCGTGATGACTTTTTAAGAGAGTTAGTAAATGTTCATTATGAAAGAAATGATATTGAACTTAAGAGGGGAACTTTTAGGGCTAGAGGTGATATTGTTGAAATTCAGCCATCTTATGAAAATACTATAATCAGGCTTCAGTTTTTTGGTGATGAGATTGAAAAAATCTCAAAAATTGATCATGTAACTGGTGAAGTGCTTGAAATTTGCGAAAATGTGATTATTTTTCCTGCTGTTCATTATTTATCAGGAACTGAAGATCTTCTTGAAACTTGTCAACTAATTAAGAATGAATTGGTTGAGAGATATGACGAATTAAAAAGCCAGAATAAGCTACTTGAAGCTCAAAGAATTTGGCAAAGAACCAGTCATGATATAGAAATGATTAGAGAAGTCGGCTATTGTAACGGAATTGAGAATTATTCAAGAATTTTTGAAAGAAGAGAACCAGGTTCACCATCAGCTACTTTGTTAGATTATTTTTCTGATGATTTTCTTGTCGTTATAGATGAGTCTCACGTTACTTTGCCCCAAATAAAAGGCATGTATAATGGGGATGCTGCAAGAAAAAGTGTTCTGATTGATTATGGATTCAGGCTTCCCTGTGCTAGAGATAATAGACCACTTAAAATTGAAGAATTCTGGGAGAGAGTTAATCAGGTTATATATGTTTCGGCTACTCCTGCTGAGTTTGAAAGAACAACTGCTGATCAGATAGTTGAGCAGATAATTCGTCCAACAGGACTTATTGATCCTGGAGTAGAAATAAGGCCTATTGAGAATCAGGTTGATGATCTTATAAGTGAGATTAAAAAACGTGCTGACAAGAATGAAAGAGTATTAATAACCACTCTTACAAAGAAAATGGCTGAAGATCTTTCGGATTATTTTCTTCAGCTTGGCATCAGAGTCAGATATTTACATAGTGAAATACTGTCACTTGAAAGAGTAGAAATCTTAAGAGATTTAAGGCTGGGTGAATTCGATGTATTAATTGGAGTAAACCTGCTTAGAGAAGGGCTGGATTTGCCGGAAGTTACACTGGTTGCAATAATGGATGCTGATAAAGAAGGATTCTTAAGGTCTGAAACAAGTTTAATTCAGACTATTGGCAGAGCTGCAAGAAATTCTTGCGGTAAAGTCATTCTTTATGCTGATAAAATTACTAACAGTATTCAAAGAGCAAAAGAAGAAACTGACAGAAGAAGGCAAATTCAAATTGAACATAACAGAATAAATAATATTACGCCTAAAACTATTGTTAAAGATATCAAAAATAACTTGCTTGAACTTGTAAATAGTTATAGAAGTGTCGAGGATGTTATAGCTGAGCAGATGGTAGAAATTGGTGCTACAATTGATGATCTGCCTAAAATTATTGATAAGCTCGAAAAAAGTATGCATGCAGCTGCTAAGATTCTTGATTTTGAGCGTGCAGCAGAGATTAGAGATAAGCTGAAAAGTCTTAGGGAAATTCAGAAATCATCTCCTGCTAAAGTTCAAACTAGCAAGATAAAGAAAAAATAA